The following coding sequences lie in one Silvanigrella aquatica genomic window:
- a CDS encoding BMP family lipoprotein produces MKKILPAISVSVIPISIYAKALLDPKKVETKPLAPKICMILDKAGKDDNSFNQEAYNGFEKAFKTLPVAKDSKVIEAKEDGQLNQSVRSFIKGKCSVIFSVGVNNADAIKKIAPKYPDQKFVVIDTTVDYKNVRSVVFKDEQGAFLMGAIAAIKSQSGIVGMIGGMNIPLIHRFETAYTAGAKHVNPKIKVMVGYVGVSVEAWNNPTKAQELALNQFNQGADIIFHAAGGSGLGVFNAAEKASKPNSKKYAIGCDSNQNWIKPGIILTSMTKGVEKSVVDAVKELIDDKFTTGTYSYSLSNEGIDWAYDKYNKNLFSENEIKKINEIKKELVLDKIITTSKEAKN; encoded by the coding sequence ATGAAAAAAATACTACCTGCTATTTCTGTATCAGTAATACCGATTTCTATTTACGCCAAAGCTTTACTTGATCCTAAAAAAGTTGAAACTAAGCCTCTAGCCCCTAAAATATGTATGATTCTTGATAAAGCAGGAAAAGACGACAATTCTTTTAATCAAGAAGCGTATAACGGCTTCGAAAAAGCTTTTAAAACTCTCCCTGTTGCCAAAGACAGCAAAGTCATTGAAGCCAAAGAAGACGGACAGTTAAATCAATCTGTTCGTTCTTTTATTAAAGGAAAATGCTCCGTTATATTTTCAGTTGGAGTTAATAATGCCGACGCCATAAAAAAAATAGCTCCTAAATATCCTGATCAAAAATTTGTGGTTATTGATACCACTGTAGATTACAAAAATGTACGCTCGGTTGTTTTCAAAGATGAGCAGGGAGCTTTTTTAATGGGCGCCATAGCAGCTATTAAATCCCAATCAGGCATTGTTGGTATGATTGGCGGCATGAATATCCCTCTCATTCATAGATTTGAAACGGCCTATACAGCTGGAGCAAAGCATGTAAATCCTAAAATAAAGGTTATGGTTGGTTATGTTGGTGTCTCTGTAGAAGCATGGAATAATCCGACAAAAGCCCAGGAACTGGCTTTAAATCAGTTTAATCAAGGCGCAGATATAATATTTCATGCTGCAGGTGGCTCAGGCCTAGGCGTGTTTAACGCAGCAGAAAAAGCAAGCAAACCAAATTCTAAAAAATATGCTATTGGATGTGATTCAAACCAAAACTGGATTAAACCCGGAATTATATTAACAAGCATGACAAAAGGTGTCGAAAAGTCTGTTGTAGATGCGGTAAAAGAGCTCATTGATGATAAGTTCACAACAGGCACTTATTCATACAGCTTATCCAATGAAGGTATAGATTGGGCTTACGATAAATATAATAAAAATTTGTTTTCTGAAAATGAAATTAAAAAAATAAATGAAATTAAAAAAGAGCTTGTATTAGATAAAATCATAACGACTAGCAAAGAGGCAAAAAACTGA
- a CDS encoding BMP family lipoprotein, with protein sequence MFSYRMIKKARIFIFTILSTYSLNHLSSFATSLKTSKKTEPLNKPKICMVLDKGGKDDHSFNESAVMGFNKAKTDFAIDEKSKFVEPQNDSQITQFFRSFATSVNCDLIIAIGFTPAAHLPDLATKYPSKKFLAVDINMEDKNKAKNIRSITFQEHDGSFLVGAIAAMKSTSGKIGFIGGMNVPLIRRFETGYSAGAKYVNSKIKVGTGYVGVTHDAWNNPAKAKELALSQYNEGTDVIFQVAANSGQGVFDSAEQMNKQSKQKKKYYAIGVDSNQNWIKPDVIITSMVKRVDNAVYNSVKDFVANKFTANHTVYGLKDGGVDWAYDEHNKKFFTESQIKEINSIKEKIMTGKITVPDYYKLDKK encoded by the coding sequence GTGTTTTCTTATCGTATGATCAAAAAAGCAAGAATATTTATTTTTACAATTTTAAGCACATATAGCCTAAATCATCTTTCTTCTTTTGCAACTTCTTTAAAAACATCCAAAAAGACAGAGCCTCTAAATAAGCCTAAAATATGCATGGTTCTTGATAAAGGTGGAAAAGACGATCATTCTTTCAACGAATCCGCGGTAATGGGGTTTAACAAAGCCAAAACAGATTTTGCAATTGACGAAAAAAGCAAATTTGTAGAACCTCAAAATGACTCACAAATTACTCAGTTTTTTAGAAGCTTTGCCACTTCAGTGAATTGCGATTTGATCATCGCCATCGGATTCACTCCCGCAGCCCACCTCCCCGATCTTGCTACAAAATACCCTAGCAAAAAATTCTTAGCCGTCGACATCAACATGGAAGACAAAAATAAAGCAAAGAATATCCGTTCTATTACATTTCAAGAACACGACGGATCCTTTCTTGTGGGCGCTATTGCGGCCATGAAGTCAACTTCTGGAAAAATAGGATTTATTGGAGGGATGAATGTTCCTCTTATTCGTCGCTTTGAGACAGGATACTCAGCAGGCGCTAAATACGTCAATTCTAAAATAAAAGTTGGTACAGGATACGTGGGTGTTACTCATGATGCTTGGAATAACCCTGCAAAAGCAAAAGAACTAGCTCTATCGCAGTACAATGAAGGCACTGATGTGATTTTTCAAGTTGCCGCCAATTCGGGACAAGGTGTCTTTGACTCTGCAGAACAAATGAATAAACAATCAAAACAAAAGAAAAAGTATTACGCTATTGGTGTTGATTCAAATCAAAATTGGATTAAACCCGATGTGATTATCACAAGCATGGTAAAAAGAGTGGACAACGCAGTTTACAATTCTGTGAAAGATTTTGTTGCAAATAAATTTACAGCAAACCATACAGTATATGGATTAAAAGACGGCGGTGTGGACTGGGCTTACGATGAACATAACAAAAAATTCTTTACAGAATCGCAAATTAAAGAAATTAATAGTATTAAAGAAAAAATTATGACTGGTAAAATCACTGTGCCAGACTATTACAAGCTGGACAAAAAATAA
- the tadA gene encoding tRNA adenosine(34) deaminase TadA, with translation MFFDYSKSKSNLNNNDLYFMSRCIDLAKQAADIGEVPVGALIIDSQGQIISQAYNLRESQQVATAHAELIAIEQACKSLSRWRLQDCTLYVTLEPCFMCAGAIILARIPRVVFAAHDPKAGAAGSLAHVLDDSRLNHKCDIVTGVCAEESSVLLKSFFKMRRKK, from the coding sequence TTGTTCTTCGATTATTCCAAATCTAAATCCAATCTAAACAATAACGACCTTTACTTTATGAGCAGATGTATTGACTTAGCAAAGCAAGCTGCTGATATTGGTGAAGTGCCTGTAGGCGCTCTCATTATAGATTCCCAAGGTCAAATTATTTCACAAGCTTATAATTTAAGAGAATCCCAGCAAGTTGCTACCGCCCATGCGGAGCTTATTGCTATTGAGCAAGCATGCAAAAGTCTTTCTCGCTGGAGGCTTCAGGACTGTACGCTCTATGTCACTTTAGAACCTTGTTTTATGTGCGCAGGTGCGATTATTCTAGCACGTATTCCACGAGTTGTTTTTGCCGCACATGATCCTAAAGCAGGAGCAGCGGGAAGCCTCGCTCATGTTTTGGATGACAGCAGGCTCAATCATAAGTGTGATATTGTAACTGGCGTTTGTGCAGAAGAATCCTCTGTTCTTTTAAAATCCTTTTTTAAAATGCGCCGAAAAAAATAA
- a CDS encoding sugar phosphate nucleotidyltransferase — protein MQQTQESLKKITIGVVLAAGMGKRMNSNIPKVAHVLFGKPLVIWAIESLIQAEVYKIVVVISPKQKMVEEIISNYSFEKKVEVKFAYQENPLGTGHAARCGLDGVEKYFAGAIKNQSNFNILIAYGDTPAVQGATFINFLKYHIEQNNSFTILVFQAKNPYGYGRIITDNNKNFVAICEEKDCTDEQKKITLSNSGFLCANYKEMKKILPLLKNENAAKEYYLTDIPLLSKNAGGKIGYMIGHDEAEFLGINSQEQLLEMEKKFQEKYSE, from the coding sequence GTGCAGCAGACTCAAGAATCATTAAAAAAAATCACAATAGGAGTTGTTCTTGCTGCGGGTATGGGCAAAAGAATGAACTCAAATATTCCCAAAGTTGCTCATGTTTTATTCGGAAAACCCCTTGTTATATGGGCTATTGAGTCCTTAATTCAAGCAGAGGTTTACAAAATAGTTGTTGTTATTTCACCTAAGCAAAAGATGGTTGAAGAAATTATTTCTAATTATTCCTTTGAAAAAAAGGTTGAAGTCAAATTTGCATATCAAGAAAACCCTTTGGGAACAGGACATGCGGCGCGTTGCGGGTTAGATGGTGTTGAGAAATATTTTGCTGGTGCAATTAAAAATCAATCTAATTTTAATATCCTCATTGCTTATGGAGATACTCCTGCGGTACAGGGTGCAACATTTATCAATTTTTTAAAATATCATATTGAGCAAAATAATTCTTTTACTATTCTTGTTTTTCAAGCGAAAAATCCTTACGGTTATGGAAGAATTATCACCGATAATAATAAGAATTTTGTTGCTATTTGTGAAGAAAAAGATTGCACAGATGAGCAGAAAAAAATCACATTGAGTAATTCCGGATTTTTATGCGCTAATTATAAAGAAATGAAAAAAATATTACCTTTATTAAAGAATGAAAATGCAGCGAAAGAATATTATTTAACTGATATCCCCTTGCTCTCAAAAAATGCCGGAGGAAAAATAGGTTATATGATAGGTCATGACGAAGCAGAATTTTTAGGAATCAATTCTCAA